The Branchiostoma floridae strain S238N-H82 chromosome 7, Bfl_VNyyK, whole genome shotgun sequence region AGGTAGCGAGGAGAAGGTTGAACATGATCACTAAACCTTTCTCTGTACATTCATTCCATGCATCAAAACATCGGTAATTGGTAGAGTGAAATGTCCTTgttaggaaaaaaaacaaaaacaattgccTATTCACAGTGACCAGAGGCTGAGGTTGGCCACAATATTTCAACAATTATGTCCTGCTATGTTTCATCAACGGTAAATGGGAAGCCTATGAATCTGCGATTGATGCCCTttattaaaaacccgttttgcTAAGTATAGCTTTTCATTCTTTATATAAGAATACACAAAAGTTTACATTGAATTCACAATTATACTCGAAAATGTGTCAACATGTTGACAACATTTTTTCACTATCAATTCAAGCAAAACTAGTAATCCTCTTAAAAAAGACGAATGATAGTGGAAATATTGGCCAGGAAAATTGTGCTGCTTCTTTTACTTTTTTCGGATatatttgaactttgaactttattaaaatcaccactttgcaggcaatttagcctgaattgtgttggtgtttacaagcttcgttattaaacattgtttaaaaagttattacaattttaaaggcatactttacattgacttataattttgcttaaaatcacaaattacAAACGTTTactatacaatatttgtaacaatGAGTTCGGTACACGTCATACGGATGTGATAGTGCGTTAATTGTCATTCAACAGAGCAAGGGCCCTGGGGATAAACGATTGCGAATGTCTGTTGGACCGGCTCAGTGGCAGCTTAAAACGGGAAGCCCGTCGTAGCTGGTACTGACACTCTGTAGCCGGCTGCAGGAACTCCTGACAAGGGTGAGTGGCGTCGGCCACCACCCTTCTCAGTTCACGTACAGTCGCATCCCGTCTCCGGGACTCCAAGGTAGGTAGCTGTTCGTAGGGTATACCGATGATCCTGCAACAGGACTCTGGACTTTCTCCAGCTCTTCAGCCAGACCGCGGGGTAGACCTCCCCACACCGGTGAGCCGTACTCCAGTACTGGGCGGATGAATGTCTTGTAGATCTGGAGAAGTACGTCTGCTGGTAGCCCGGCTCGTTTGGACAGTCGCAGGTAGTGAATCCTGGGGCTGACTTTCGACAACATGTACTCAATGTGTGGGCCCCAGGACAAGTCATCGCTGACTATCACTCCAAGGAGTTTGAACCTCCGCACACGCTCTACGTTCT contains the following coding sequences:
- the LOC118420146 gene encoding uncharacterized protein LOC118420146, with product MHAPSRMQTLIRKTYLFVLAMNSLDKGIPISVAPVKYADDLTNTELLMGSLPGQMQLAINEVDSWAKSYSMAANVKKTKDMVVSCRKEAVNPPPLTLNGENVERVRRFKLLGVIVSDDLSWGPHIEYMLSKVSPRIHYLRLSKRAGLPADVLLQIYKTFIRPVLEYGSPVWGGLPRGLAEELEKVQSPVAGSSVYPTNSYLPWSPGDGMRLYVN